One stretch of Strigops habroptila isolate Jane unplaced genomic scaffold, bStrHab1.2.pri NW_022045634.1_ctg1, whole genome shotgun sequence DNA includes these proteins:
- the ECSIT gene encoding evolutionarily conserved signaling intermediate in Toll pathway, mitochondrial encodes MPALGAERDRASYHRLLRLLPRGPWVPRGPLQRMLAPFPRQQECGVQILEQMERYGVIPDAETRFLLLGVFGPRSRPVRKCQRLLYWLPRMSRIDPHPLPPRLPPPGLARARLGLRRIEPHAALTVYQHPVPEEGDAEGSTQPYIIGSQSEEQRELLAQHSPTRPVYVEGPFPLWLRSTQLQYYVLRGDPLPPNLREEPLDPERSFYYPLYLDLDLERGPWDDDDFDIDEVEEGPVFALCMAGAGDRRTLGKWLSGLQEENPVLGETPVIFRINEGGHPHPGPPLPQLQPPQPQRGHGNTGGDTETPGE; translated from the exons ATGCCGGCGCTGGGGGCGGAGCGGGACCGAGCCTCCTACCACCggctgctgcggctgctgccCCGCGGGCCCTGGGTGCCCCGCGGGCCGCTCCAGCGCATGTTGGCGCCGTTCCCGCGGCAGCAGGAGTGCGGGGTGCAGATCCTGGAGCAGATGGAGAGATACG GGGTGATCCCGGACGCGGAGACGCggttcctgctgctgggggTGTTCGGGCCCCGCAGCCGCCCCGTGCGCAAGTGCCAGCGGCTGCTCTATTGGCTGCCGCGCATGAGCCGCATCGACCCGCacccgctgccgccgcgcctGCCCCCTCCCGGGCTGGCCCGCGCCCGCCTCGGCCTGCGGCGCATCGAGCCCCACGCCGCGCTCACCGTGTACCAG cacccagtgcCAGAGGAGGGTGATGCAGAAGGTTCCACCCAGCCCTACATCATCG GGTCCCAGAGCGAGGAGCAGCGGGAGCTCCTGGCCCAGCACAGCCCGACCCGGCCCGTCTACGTGGAGGGGCCGTTCCCCCTATGGCTCCGCAGCACCCAGCTGCAGTACTACGTGTTACGGGGGGACCCGCTGCCCCCCAACCTGCGG GAGGAGCCCCTCGACCCCGAGCGCAGCTTCTATTACCCCCTGTACCTCGACCTGGACCTGGAGCGTGGCCCCTGGGACGATGATGACTTCGACATCGATGAGG TGGAGGAAGGTCCCGTCTTCGCCCTCTGCATGGCGGGAGCCGGCGACCGCCGCACGTTGGGCAAGTGGCTGTcggggctgcaggaggagaaccCGGTCCTGGGGGAGACCCCCGTTATCTTCCGCATCAACGAAGGGGGGCACCCGCACCCGGGACCCCCCCTCCCACAGCTGCAGCCCCCACAACCGCAGCGGGGACACGGAAACACCGGGGGGGACACCGAAACTCCGGGGGAATAA
- the ZNF653 gene encoding zinc finger protein 653 yields MSAAERGPGSGPGPGRGPGAEPGGGRKARGRPRLTESDRARRRLESRKKYDVRRVYLGEAHGPWVDLRRRSGWSDAKLAAYLLGLERGQRAGRRGKPWEQLPKKPKRKKRRRRNVNCLRHAVLWYEDHRQRCPYEPALAELDPSVGLFTTAVWQCERGHRYFQDLHSPLRPLSDSEGDDPPGSPSSSSSSSSGGCSSGSEAPPGGAPQVPGGVPVAEAPPPGPGPPLEAVVCVPLLQRGALAEGGGRPPPAAGAPPPHPGGAAAGAGGGGRALRPAARGGALQHAPPRAPAPQN; encoded by the exons ATGAGCGCGGCCGAGCGGGGCCCGGGctccggccccggccccggtcGCGGCCCCGGCGCGGAGCCGGGCGGGGGGCGCAAGGCGCGGGGGAGGCCGCGGTTGACGGAGTCGGACCGGGCGCGGCGGCGCTTGGAGTCGCGGAAGAAGTACGACGTGCGGCGGGTGTACCTGGGCGAGGCGCACGGGCCCTGGGTCGACCTGCGCCGCCGCAGCGGGTGGAGCGACGCCAAACTCGCGGCCTatctgctggggctggagcgcgggcagcgagcggggaGGAGGGG CAAACCCTGGGAGCAGCTCCCAAAGAAACCCAAGCGGAAGAAAC gcCGGCGGCGGAACGTGAACTGCCTGCGCCACGCGGTGCTGTGGTACGAGGACCACCGGCAGCGCTGCCCCTACGAGCCGGCGCTGGCCGAGCTCGACCCCTCCGTGGGGCTCTTCACCACGGCCGTGTGGCAGTGCGAGCGCGGGCACCGCTACTTCCAGGACCTGCACTCCCCCCTGCGGCCCCTCAGCGACTCCGAGGGGGAcg ACCCCCCCGgcagcccttcctcctcctcctcctcctcctcggggGGCTGCAGCTCCGGCTCCGAGGCTCCTCCAGGGGGGGCCCCCCAAGTtcctgggggggtccctgtggcCGAAGCGCCCCCCCCGGGCCCGGGCCCCCCCCTTGAGGCCGTGGTGTGTGTGCCCCTGCTCCAGCGGGGGGCGCTGGCCGAGGGGGGGGGGCGCCCCCCCCCTGCTGCAGGGGCCCCCCCTCCTCATCCtgggggggctgcagctggagctgggggggggggacgtGCCCTGCGCCCTGCTGCAAGGGGGGGGGCCCTTCAGCACGCCCCCCCTCGGGCCCCAGCTCCCCAAAACTG A